tggataacaatggctcccaaagtaacccatttaaggtggaatcagatgtCAAACAGGAATgtattattgccccaaccttattttccatcttcatcactatgatactgaccttgttgatgggaagcttcccactggtatGGAAATCATCTGTtgaacagatggcaagctatttaacctcagcagaccgaAAGCCGAAACTAAGGTCACAATAATGTCTGTCATAGAAGTTCAGTaagctgatgataatgtagtctgtgcttgtTCAGAAGAAAACCTAGAAAGCTACTCTAAACATCTTTGTAGAGGTATACGAAAAGCTTAATGGTGCAGCGTTAGAAaatggcctctcattgaacattgaaaaaaccaaagtgctcttccagcaggcaccagccaatcaaTCCCTCTGCAATATCAGAAATACAGCTTTATGGTGcaacgttagaaaatgttgacaagttCCGCTACCttgtagccacctctccacaaaagtcaatatcaACATTGAAATTCAACACCATCTgaactctgcaagtgcagcaatgCAGAGGATCTATAACCAGCTTGCAAAGGGTCTGGAGTatatcctttcccttctcctcaaAACTTCACACATACATCCCCCCAGAGTTGGGGGAGCTCCCCAAGCACTGGTCACATTCTAACTTGGATGGCAAATGGGGCATGGATAAATTCTGCTGTTATCTTTGATTGCAGATGAAGGTCTCTCCCAGCTGCTCCCCTCCAAATGACCCTTCTGGCATTCTGAATGGGGAATGTAAGCAAAGCAGGAGGAGGGGGAAGCGAATCACATTGTTATCTTCAAGCTCAGAAAACATAATCCTTATAATGGGGTCTGCAAAGTGGGTCAgtcagtataataatattattatttccactTAGCAGACAGGATATTGAGGATATGAGAGAAAGAGACTAGTCTAAGGTGAACAAGAGCAGCCCAAGCTCTCTGTCTAAGGATGAGATGTGAAACACCATTTCCCATCATTTGAAAAGAAAGTTGCAAGGCACTAATGCCCACTAACAGAAGGAAGTTGTAGACACTATAATGGCATCTCCAGCATCACACCACCCCAGACAGACTCTGTGGAGGCGACTGCGGTCACATCCTTTTCCTTCTTAAGAGAAAGGTGCTAATTGTAAGATgttgattgtaagacacaccctaatttcagtatcatcaccaccaacaaaaatatataagataCACTTGCAATTCTAAGATTCATCTCActtttaaagatgtttatatggggaaaagtgtgccttagaattgaagaaacacAGTACATTGTTCTCCAAGACAAAAGTTAGATGTAGCATATTTTGATTTGATTCTCGCAAGCCCAAAGATTAGAACCTCTTAAGAGCAAAAGAAGAGAGCAAAGTCTAAACGAACTATTTATCCAAGAATAATTACGTAGTCttagaataaaatattttccccattctccatTTAAAGCAATATAAAGCACTCTATTCTAAATGCTGCCATAGAAACATTCTAAGGCAGCATAATTAATTTGcaggattcaaaaacattttatgaAAACCTTATTAATTTGAGCAATTTGCCCAAAAACCAAATTAGGTATGAAATTAATTATGGTATGTGATTGCACTTAACGTGTACATTTTTCTTCTAAATAACTGTGAGATATGTTGTGGGTGCTAGCAAAATCCAGCTATTAGAGCataataaggtgggggcttgatCCCCCTCCATGCAATTCATCTGATGACGATCCTCTGCTACCACAAAACAACTGTTAAACCATTGGAGCCAACTGTAGCTTTCCTTCAAACCAAATAGCTGCTGGTGAGGTTTAATTGAGGGAGAAGCATTAACCCTTTTATCTGCAAGCTATCATCTTGGTCCTGATTGCATCCCCTCTCCACATagcttttgtttaaaataaaataagtcaaACATACTGAATGCAGTCCACAAAAGTTAATATCACATCTAATTTCACTCTCTGGTGGGAAAAATAAGATGCTCAATGAAAAGTAATCATCTTAATGTATTGTTACTTACCAAAGCCAGGAAAACCACTAATCTTGCCAGTTCAATAGCTCGGCCATTCACAGCTTTGCTAGCCATAAAAGTGAAGCAGATATTGTTTCCACATAAGATAAGAAGCCGGGCACTGTTCTCCAGAAGCCATTCCCGAGGAACTACTATAAAAACATGGCAAGACTCTATGTGTGTGATTTCATTTTTTGCTACTTTTTGCTACTTTTGCAAATCTCATTCCCTCAAGGTACCACATTTAAAATGAAACCCCAATCAACAAATGAAACAagtttaaaaatcaaacaaataaatgCACTATAATTGGAATTCAGGTGCTTGAGGTGTTGAACCTTTTCTCCTGTGAAGGATCGGCCTTGTCTTCTGACAGAGTAAGCAGGTTGGTTCAAATACTGAGTATTGTAAAAAagcattattattgtattaatttttatgaTGGAGAGCTGTGTGAAGGTTTTGgcctcatgacccccccccccttaaaaaaaaaaccccagcaacaacaactggaggcccttccacacagaccgaTATCCCAGAATatatgcagaaaatcccacattatctgagtgtggactcagataacccagctcaaagcagatattgtgggattttctgccttgatattggatataaagctgtgtggaagggccctgggtgatatcaaaggacaacaaagggttttttttttgtcatccTTACTCTCATTCTATGTACCAgacagataacactatgtaacattgtttttgtccctgggttataaatgccatttcctaattgattctatcataaaaacatggaaaaggtttattaaccTTCAAAAAATTGCTTTGTGGGAcaccctgcaacacattttgctatagtttttcaacaaATACcttattgagtctcaaccaattcaacatagtttgtagcagccacaaaaatgaagtttctggagtataacaactactttcaaagtaaggaccacacaattaaacaggaaataatactttcaaacaaggaacagatttttttttcaaacgttGTCAACCAGTGTAATTTCTATCCCAGCAAAAGTATAATTTGCTACACTTGAAGGTGActtagggcagtgattctcaatatTTAATTTACTTGATGTTTTGAGATCCAGTTCTCCGAATCCTTTGGCCATGTTGATTGAAGTTTAGGGTGCACAGAATGAGTAATAAGTCACACACAGTAATAAGTCCCTTCTGTGCAACTCAACATCTACCTGCGAGGCTGGCTAGTTTACACCACCAAATAGTAAATCTAGCTTTTTGGGGACAATCCGCACTAGTTGCATAGAGAATAAAAGTAGCCTTGTACCTGAAAGTTCATCCACCAGACTTATGACGTCATCTGCTGTCCACTCTTTTGCTTCTATGTCATAAAGTAGTTTAATAGCATCTGCCAGTCCTTTCAAATTTGTTTCATCAGTTGGTCCATCAATCATTTTATGCCAAATGACATGTCCTGTATTGTAGTATTATAAGGTTATTGAATggagattccatttgaacattagaacttcctgactgtaagagctgttcagcagtggaactctctgccacagagtgtggtggaaactccttccttacaaacttttaaatagagggtggacggtcatctgtcagggtgtttttccagcatggcagggggttggaatagatgggccatgtggtctcttccaactcttttattctatgattctatgaatgaactTTGATCAAAAGCTACCAGTATCCCTTTCGCATTCCATGAAGTGCCTTGCTTTCAGATGTGTTACTCCTAGCATTAGTTAATCAATCTTTTTCTGTAAGTTCAAAGTGTAGTTGGAATTTATTTTCCATGCTAAGGGAAATAATACATTTTCCTGTATAGTCATCTCACTGAATGCCATTCCATACTGGGAATGTGCCATAGCAGGTCTAGGAAGGGTCCTGAACTATtaaattgtgtttatttatttggaaatCAATGCTTGAAATCTTCTAAGCGCAGCTCTTCTAGTAATTTTAGAGACAGAAATCACAGATTGCTCTCTGTCTGTTTTTATTCATGCCTTAATTCATTAAAATTGCTTACCATCCAGAGTACAGGCAGGCCCAAATATTATATAGAGTAGTCGGGCTTGATTTACCATTGGCCATGGCTTCAAAATACGTGACAGCCAAAATGCAGAATCGCCCTTATGGATCCAATGGTTCAGAAGAACATTCCGGCAAAATATCCTTATCCTCAGCTCCAACTTTCGTGCACTTCCTATGGCAAATCATAATATTACACAAGAATAAATTTGAATGCAGAGTAGCCTAGAATTTGAATATGACATACTGTAATGGAAAATAAGCTGTTGGAATGGGCACTTCTTGAAATTCACAGTCTCATTCATAACTTGTATACCTCAAAGTAAGAATACTGCAggatatgtattttataatacatatttttattgtatggcaTTTCAGACCACAAGAGCTCCTAAGgcaatgaacaaacaaaaacaattaaaagaataCAAATAACAAAGAAATTGAAGTTAACCCTATGCTGCCTAACATACTACTTACCAGGTTTGCTGCTGACAACTGTCTGTACTCTGCGGGATAAATTGCTAATATCACAAAGGAAATTGTAAACCCGATGACATTCTAATTCATCCCAGCCAGCTGTTAAGGtctggaaaataaaaattaagataATGTAGACATAACTACCAACAAGTTACTCTACGAGACTTGTGTATATTTTTTCAATGCATTTTATCAGGTGTCTTTAATAGTCAGGGATGAGGGACGAGTAGCAGAAGATGagagatgacctgggaaggagaaCTAGAAAGAGGTTGCTATTTTGGATGATGCCTCAAATCTTCAAACCAGCATTATGCTGtcttgggaattgtgggaatggTAGTCCAACAAAAGTAACCTATCCACACTTACGTTAATATAATATCTTCTAAAAACAATAATACCTCCAAACACTTAGGGATGAAGCTTCTTATATTTCTGTTACATGGAATACATCTGAAAGGTCTGAAGAAATTAATAGTAACTTGAGAGCAGTGCACAGGATAAGTGGGGAATATCTCAATGCAATGCTGtgagaaccaattgggaaatgtaGATTTTCTACTCTAGAAATGAACAAAACACACACTGTCTTCATGTTTCCCCAGAATTAATGCCATACCGACTTTCTTCAAGTTTTGCAATACATCAGCATGTCCAAAGCATCCAAAAATATTGAGTTGTTGGTTTAAAATCTTGTCCCTtgaaaaacaatgtggtaagcaTAAGGGTCTCTAAAGAACTAGTTTTGTTGGATGGGACATCTGAGGAGCAAAACCACAAGCAGCATGAAGCTTAACCTGTCTTTCCATCCCAACTGGTTTTCCCCATAGATGACTTAGATGCTGTGGATGTATAATTAAAAAGGGAACACAGAGTTGGGAATTCTGGCTGGAGTCCAGTCAGTGTACCAATCACACTTTTTTCAAGTGCCGCTTAGTAGTAGCAAAAGGCACGCAATATCTGCCATATCTGATTAGCCTATTTCTCTGGTGTTTTCTCCCATCCCACTGCCCTGTCCACTGGCATAGATAGTTACTGTGAGGtcacctacattgtagaactaatgcagtttggtattTCGCTGGGCTCATAGCAATTCAAGGTAATAGTTTGTGTATATGACAAAGTGCACTAGATTCGATATCTAATAAAAAAAACTGTCAGTATTTAAGGCATCACAAGTTATTTGTTGTTTTACCTGTAAAAACACCCCATAACACAGTAGTCCAGAACAATGCAAAGGATCCATGCAACCATTAAGCTTAAAACAGGAAAcctataaaaattaaacaaaataaatccCTAAGTGTATTTTTGTTCATCAATGAACTGACACAAGAAAATCAATATGCTAATcagttcaatgcctttttaaaagaatgcaatTCAATGCTTACTTCTGCAAATATCTTTTGTATGTATTTCAGCCTCTCCTTTGTAGGAAGCAGAAAGGTACACCTTTTAAGCAACAGGCCTACAAAGGAAGAGAAGCACAccccaatattttaaacaaaatattttaaggaTCGTTACTAAAAGATTAAATCCTGTACTGTATTATGAGATGAAAGCATGACCTTACATTGTTTTagggcaaagctttccaaactgtatgttgGGACACACTAGTGTGTTGCCTGTAGTCTCTAGGATTATATGaaacatatatattatacattatttaatatacatatacagtagtatGAAACTCTGAAAGGGTTTGGTTTAACCACTAGTTTgcaagtaaaactgaattactgtatcaCAAAAGGATGCacatctaaaaagtgtgtcaccaacatgaaaagtttggacaGCTCTTCTTTAAGGCAATAACAATTCTCTTCTTTTAAATCCTTGAAGACATGTTTTtccagaaaattatttttttccttgtttACTTTCTCCTCCACTGCCTCCAGATTCAATTTCAAGCTAATGGTACTACTCACTGAAAATCTGTGCCCCCTCTTTACTTGTTGCTTCTATTACAGAATCAAAGACTTCTGAGACATATTCATGTTATCTGTATTATACATATAGCACATAAAATGAACAGTACTATATACATGTTTAGTATTTTCATTACTAGTTGAAGTGTTTTTACTTAAATGAATGCTTAAAGGTAAGTCAGGTGATCTCGACAAAGTCAAACTGCTCCAAGTTAAATGAGTTATAGAGCAATCTGTATAGGAGAAATATTGTAATGCTTATGCCAACTTTGGCTTTTCTTGTTCTGAAGCTTGCACATCAAAACATCTTAGATATAGTTGTTTTGAAAAGGTCACATATATAAGATTTGGAACCTTGCAAGAAAGATTATGTCATTCTTAAAAATGACATTTGCTAAGCATTAGTATGAAAGAAGAACACAAATGAATTTGAAAATGCTGTTGAGAAAATAGAATCATTCTTGTTTTTCAGAGGCGACAGAAGTCCAGCCCCCCAAAAATGATGTAGGAAATTATTGTAGATTGTATAACATAGCACACAAAGAGGAAGTTATAAGAGTTGGTTTCTTGTGTGGTATAATTTT
This sequence is a window from Anolis carolinensis isolate JA03-04 chromosome 6, rAnoCar3.1.pri, whole genome shotgun sequence. Protein-coding genes within it:
- the fbxo47 gene encoding F-box only protein 47 isoform X3, with protein sequence MSQMKGKRKKSSLPKNEFLTTRFTGRKRRMTSSLRTDYTLIPNQRYRRSYRNSSKFSNTQDTDSSSQSTLGNFKTLPLEIFHIVLQYLPGLLLKRCTFLLPTKERLKYIQKIFAEVSCFKLNGCMDPLHCSGLLCYGVFLQTLTAGWDELECHRVYNFLCDISNLSRRVQTVVSSKPGSARKLELRIRIFCRNVLLNHWIHKGDSAFWLSRILKPWPMVNQARLLYIIFGPACTLDGHVIWHKMIDGPTDETNLKGLADAIKLLYDIEAKEWTADDVISLVDELSVVPREWLLENSARLLILCGNNICFTFMASKAVNGRAIELARLVVFLALVCEKDLYCMDWAVKMMQKVCKVFSSPGERNNFLQSVENTFAQIIMDALQSVISGKKHRSKIAHCFHLIFLKMSVCLDAASTCKCYLFSVIE
- the fbxo47 gene encoding F-box only protein 47 isoform X1, with product MSQMKGKRKKSSLPKNEFLTTRFTGRKRRMTSSLRTDYTLIPNQRYRRSYRNSSKFSNTQDTDSSSQSTLGNFKTLPLEIFHIVLQYLPVKDISMLSMVSKTISNRLINYISTPTGNKRLLVQNFHNSELSVCRMGFSILEHYRCLGLLLKRCTFLLPTKERLKYIQKIFAEVSCFKLNGCMDPLHCSGLLCYGVFLQTLTAGWDELECHRVYNFLCDISNLSRRVQTVVSSKPGSARKLELRIRIFCRNVLLNHWIHKGDSAFWLSRILKPWPMVNQARLLYIIFGPACTLDGHVIWHKMIDGPTDETNLKGLADAIKLLYDIEAKEWTADDVISLVDELSVVPREWLLENSARLLILCGNNICFTFMASKAVNGRAIELARLVVFLALVCEKDLYCMDWAVKMMQKVCKVFSSPGERNNFLQSVENTFAQIIMDALQSVISGKKHRSKIAHCFHLIFLKMSVCLDAASTCKCYLFSVIE
- the fbxo47 gene encoding F-box only protein 47 isoform X2, with protein sequence MSQMKGKRKKSSLPKNEFLTTRFTGRKRRMTSSLRTDYTLIPNQRYRRSYRNSSKFSNTQDTDSSSQSTLGNFKTLPLEIFHIVLQYLPVKDISMLSMVSKTISNRLINYISTPTGNKRLLVQNFHNSELSVCRMGFSILEHYRCLGLLLKRCTFLLPTKERLKYIQKIFAEVSCFKLNGCMDPLHCSGLLCYGVFLQTLTAGWDELECHRVYNFLCDISNLSRRVQTVVSSKPGSARKLELRIRIFCRNVLLNHWIHKGDSAFWLSRILKPWPMVNQARLLYIIFGPACTLDGHVIWHKMIDGPTDETNLKGLADAIKLLYDIEAKEWTADDVISLVDELSVVPREWLLENSARLLILCGNNICFTFMASKAVNGRAIELARLVVFLALVCEKDLYCMDWAVKMMQKVCKVFSSPGERNNFLQSVENTFAQIIMDALQSVISGVHEEEDSSFLNLFHLVNAQANFHKEILYLTMDNSL